The following are from one region of the Trichoplusia ni isolate ovarian cell line Hi5 chromosome 1, tn1, whole genome shotgun sequence genome:
- the LOC113498569 gene encoding golgin subfamily A member 7: MMANNRIPSGPNTPGSQQTPTQQGIKIFIQRDYSEGTAVKFQTRFPPELEDRIDRQTFEYTMERLNEHFEMAETADCSTYCEGCLACLTAYFIYICTETHYEKHLRKVSKFIATQNERVYNPRGIHITDPILRGLRVIEITVIDVPNCQSPTGNSTTQMRHT, translated from the exons ATGATGGCAAATAATCGTATACCTTCGGGTCCCAATACGCCTGGGAGCCAACAGACCCCTACACAGCAAGGAATCAAGATATTTATACAGAGGGACTATTCCGAAGGCACTGCTGTGAAGTTCCAGACTCGTTTTCCACCAGAACTCGAAGATCGG atagacagacaaacatttgaatatacAATGGAGCGGTTGAACGAGCACTTTGAAATGGCTGAAACAGCTGACTGTAGCACCTACTGTGAGGGATGTCTTGCCTGCCTGACCGCCTACTTCATATACATATGTACTGAGACACACTATGAAAAG CACTTAAGAAAAGTATCAAAATTCATAGCGACGCAAAATGAAAGAGTATACAACCCTCGCGGTATACACATAACAGATCCAATATTAAGGGGGCTCCGAGTCATAGAGATCACAGTTATAGACGTCCCCAACTGCCAGAGTCCGACTGGCAACTCGACCACGCAAATGAGGCATACATGA
- the LOC113498577 gene encoding uncharacterized protein LOC113498577: MAKLLVLLTLAAVASANSYTASKLVKNIYNECLSQYSVECVKPRTLQWISQVANNDEIKITDDLSIVKTATLEDDIDADPRMAKDPAYQLVDRVDRFLQTHTLKVKVPEEITNSAASEYVPRSLLTDLPSELEMPLDGEEDGQVFEGRKKKIKLPKPLRIKSKHGFIKKVLLPFLLGLKFKASVLVPLALALIALKTWKALTLGLISLVLSGAMVIFKFTKPKVVNYEVIHYPQHHVEHHVDHHAPGWDAHGPYQARTFEDAHEMAYSAQI, from the exons ATGGCCAAACTATTAGTGCTTCTAACCCTCGCGGCTGTCGCCAGTGCAAACTCCTATACAGCATCTAAACTagtaaaaaacatttacaacgAATGTTTGAGTCAATATTCGGTGGAATGTGTGAAACCGAGGACCCTGCAGTGGATTTCGCAAGTGGCTAACAATGACGAGATCAAGATCACGGATGACCTCTCCATTGTCAAGACTGCGACCTTGGAAGATGACATCGATGCTGACCCTAGGATGGCAAAGGACCCTGCTTACCAACTCGTTGACAGAGTGGATCGCTTCCTCCAGACCCATACGCTCAAAGTGAAAGTTCCTGAGGAAATAACGAACAGTGCTGCTTCGGAATATGTGCCCAGGTCGCTGCTCACCGACCTGCCTTCTGAGCTGGAGATGCCTTTGGATGGTGAAGAAGATGGCCAGGTCTTCGAAGGCAGGAAGAAGAAGATCAAGCTCCCCAAGCCCTTGAGAATCAAGAGCA agCACGGTTTCATCAAGAAGGTTCTGCTTCCCTTCCTCCTCGGTCTGAAGTTCAAGGCTTCAGTTCTCGTCCCATTGGCTCTCGCTCTCATCGCTCTCAAGACCTGGAAGGCTCTGACCCTGGGTCTCATCTCCCTTGTTCTATCTG GTGCTATGGTTATCTTCAAATTCACGAAACCCAAGGTCGTGAACTACGAAGTCATCCATTACCCGCAGCACCACGTTGAACACCACGTAGACCACCACGCCCCCGGCTGGGATGCCCACGGACCCTACCAAGCGAGGACCTTTGAAGACGCCCACGAAATGGCCTACTCAGCACAAATATAG
- the LOC113498584 gene encoding uncharacterized protein LOC113498584, which yields MHYRFVSVIAVTINLMLHSSPSRASNQRGYKNGNVFNVLLGLYKVNPLRRSQIYRSFSEGVLSGHPERTKVEDMKFESNENKKKKLKSNLNEIEKVIHVKHRKPRKKMGKPEYNIEDVDIENFTVDIMINDTSSKEKIEVNPENDNFSGLFAHIGSDEIDDDLPVTKLLPINDTIQNIPRISENFKLHKDLSIEFGSDKTKGIDKISPYVDVPNEIQGRIVMTDKFDTADVIVI from the exons ATGCATTACCGTTTTGTATCCGTTATAGCTGTAACTATTAACCTg ATGCTGCACAGTTCTCCAAGTCGGGCTTCAAATCAACGTGGCTATAAAAACGGCAATGTTTTCAACGTTTTGCTTGGATTGTACAAGGTAAATCCATTACGAAGATCTCAGATATACAGGTCGTTTTCTGAAGGCGTACTATCAGGCCATCCCGAAAGAACAAAAGTTGAAGACATGAAGTTtgaatcaaatgaaaataaaaagaaaaagctaaaatcaaatttaaatgaaatagagaAAGTTATTCATGTTAAACACAGGAAGCCTCGCAAAAAGATGGGGAAACCAGAGTATAATATTGAAGACGTTGACATTGAAAACTTTACCGTAGATATTATGATAAACGACACTTCATCAAAAGAGAAAATTGAAGTCAACCCTGAAAACGATAATTTCAGTGGTTTATTTGCGCATATAGGTAGTGACGAAATCGATGATGACCTACCAGTCACAAAACTATTACCTATCAATGATACCATACAAAATATTCCGAGAATTAGTGAAAACTTCAAGTTGCACAAAGACTTATCCATTGAGTTTGGATCTGATAAAACTAAAGGAATAGATAAAATCAGCCCATATGTAGATGTTCCTAATGAAATTCAAGGCAGGATAGTAATGACTGACAAATTCGATACAGCGGACGTGATTGTAATATGA